The window ATCCGCAAGTGATCGCGAACAATATCCTCCTCGAATATCATCACCCTGCAGCAGGCCCGCTGCGTCAGACCCGCGCGCCAGCCCGTTTCGAGAAGACCCCGACCGCCCACCGCAGCGGCGCGCCGCTCCTCAACGAGCATGGCGCCGAGCTTCTGGCCGAGGTGGGCTATGACAGCAGCGCGATCGAGAAGCTGCGCCACGACGGCGCGCTGGGCCTCGATCCCGAACAGACACGCGAACAAGCCGCTTAAGGAGAGGCACGGACAATGACGACAGCTTTGGTGGTGGGTGCCGACAAGGGCATCGCCTGGAATATCGCCAAGCAACTCGCGGATCGCGGCGACACGGTTTATGCGGCGATCATGGGGGAAAGCACCGATTTCGAGGATGCTTCCGTCACCATCCTGCCCAAGGTGGATGTGACGTCGGGCGATGCCGTGAGCGGCATGGTCAAAACGCTGCAGGAGAGCGGCGTCAAGGTCGACGTGCTGTATCATATCGCCGGCGTCATGACCTTGGACGAGCTCGGCAAGATCGACTACGACAGGCTCAACTGGGAATTCCAGATCAACACGGTCGGGCCGCTGCGCACGATCGAGGCTTCGTTGCCGCTGCTGCAGGAAGGCTCGAAGGTCGGAATCGTCACGAGCCGGGTAGGCTCGCTCGGCGACAACAGCTCGGGCGGCCAGTATAGCTATCGTCTATCGAAGGCGGCCGCCAACATGGTCGGCCTCAACCTGCACCATGACCTGAAGAAGCAGGGCATTGCCGTGCGGATGCTCCATCCCGGCATGGTGAAGACGGACCTCGTGAAGGATTATCCCGGCGACTATAATTATATTTCGCCCGCCGAGGCCGCCACGGGCCTTATCGCACGCATGGACGAGCTGACGCTCGAGACCGCCGGCGACTTCCGCCACTCGAACGGACAGGCGCTCATCTGGTGAGGTGATAATAAAATGTCCGACAAGGCCGAGGCAAACATCGGCTGATCGGAGGAAAGGAGAGGATAATGGTGAAGCTGTATTGCTACGGTCCGGGATGGTCGGTTCCCTGCATCAGTCCCTATGTGACCAAGGTTGCCTTTTACATGGACCTGGCCGGGATCGACTACCAGTTGGTCGGCGCCAACCCGTTCACCCTGAAGGCGGACACGCCGCACGGCAAGCTGCCAACGATCGAGGATGACGACGGCACGATCGTCGCGGATTCGACCGCCATCATCCGCCACTTCGAGGCGAGCCGCAGCGAGCCGCTCGACAGGGGAGCGGACGCGCGCGAGCGCGCGCAGATGATGGCGTTCAATCGCCTGCTCGACGAGCATTTCTACTGGTCGGCGGTCATTCAGCCACGCTGGCGCGAGCAGGCGAACTGGGAAACGTATGTTCCCATCATCTGTGGCGGCAACCAGCCCGACGCATCGCTGCGCAACGAGCTCGAGACCTTCCGCCGCATGGTGCTCGGCGAGTTCGATGGGCAGGGCATGGGCCGCCTCAACGCGGAGCAGGTCTATGCCCGCGCGCGGCAGGACGTCGATGCGCTTGCCGGCCAGCTCGGCGACCAGCCCTATTTCATGGGTGACAAGCCGCGCTCGATCGATGCCAATGTGCTCTCGCTCCTCAAGCATACGCTCGAGACGCCCTTCATCTTCGACACCAAGGACTACGTCGCCTCGAAGCCCAATCTAGTCGCCTATGTCGAGCGGCTCAGGGCCCGGATCTCCGACGTCAGCAAAAAGGCGGCATGATCGTGATCGACCTCTTCTACCATACGACGCCCAACGCCCGGAAGGTGTTGATGATGCTCGAGGAGGTCGGTGCGCCCTATCGCATCGTCTGGACGGATATTTCGAAGGGCGATCAGTTCAAGCCCGAATATCTCGCGATCAACCCGAACGGCAAGGTGCCAGCGATCCTCGATCATGACGGTCCCGACGGCGAGCCGATCCGCGTGTTCGAGAGCGGCGCTATCCTGCTCTATCTCGCCGAGAAGTTCGGCAAGCTGCTGCCGCAAGACCAAGCGGACAAATATCATTGCCTCGCCTGGGTCTGCTGGCAGGTCAGCGGGCAAGGCCCGATGAGCGGGCAAGGCGCGCATTTCGTGAGCCATGCGCCCAAGGCCGGGATCGATATTCCCTATGCCAGGGAGCGATACGAGCGCGAGGTCCGCCGGCATTATGATGTGCTCGAACATGCGCTGAGCGCACGCCAATGGCTGGTCGGCGACAGCTTCACCATCGCCGATCTCGCCGCGTTTCCGTGGACCCGCGTGTCGAAGGGACATGGCGTCGATCTCGCCGATTATCCGGCGGTCAAGGCCTGGTCGGACCGCATTGCCGAGCGGCCTTCGGCGAAGGTGCGCCCCGAGGATGCCAGGGGCATCGAGCGCGGGCAAGGCTATCAGGGTTATGATCCCGATCAATGGAAGACGCTGTTCGGCGCGGGGCAAACGCGCCTTGGCGAACGAAGCTCGTCGAACTGAGGAGTCGAAAGATGGATATGGTGACTGTTGGCGACCCGAAAATGACGATCGGCGGTCAGGCTGCGCCGACCACCGATTTCGTCGAGGTCATCAACCCCTCGACGGCCGAGCCCTTCGTGAAGGCCCCCGTCGCCAACCCGATGCAGGTCAACGATGCCGTGGCCGCCGCCAAGGCGGCCTTCCCGGCCTGGTCCACGACCCCGATCGCCGAGCGTCAGCAACTGGTGCGCGCGTTCGCGGCGAAGCTGCGCGAGAATATCGACATCCTCGCGCACATGCTGACCAGTGAGCAGGGCAAGCCGATCAACAACGCCAAGGGCGAGATCAACGGCGCTATCGCGACCATGGAGAGCTATTGCGATCTCGACCTTGATCCAGTCGTGATCCGCGACAAGCCCGAACAGTTCGTCGAGCTGCGCCGGCGTCCGCTTGGGCCCGTCGCCGCGATCACGGCCTGGAACTATCCGGTCCTGCTGTGCCTATGGAAGCTCGGCCCCTGCCTGGTTGCGGGAAATACCGTCGTGGTGAAGCCCGCCCTCGTGACCCCGCTTGCCACGCTGAAGATCGGGGAGATCGCGCGCGAAATCTTCCCGGCAGGCGTCGTCAACGTGATCAACGGCGGCAACGAGGTCGGCGCCGCGCTCGTGACCCATCCCGACATCCGCAAGATCGCCTTTACCGGCTCGACCGCGACGGGCAAGCGCATCATGGCGGACGCTGCGCCGACACTGAAGCGCCTGACGCTCGAGCTTGGCGGTAATGATGCCGGCATCGTGCTGCCCGACGTCGATCCCAAAAAGTTCGCCAACGATATCTTCTGGGCGAAATTCTCGAATTGCGGCCAGGTCTGCGCGGCGCTCAAGCGCCTGTTCGTGCCCGACAGCCTGCACGACGCGCTGATCGCGGAGATGATCGAGATCGCTAGGTCGGTCAAGATCGGCGACGGCTTCGCCGATGGGATCCAGATGGGTCCCATCCAGAATGCCGCGCAGCATGCCCGCCTCGTCGCCCTGGTCGAAGACGCCAAGGCGAAGGGTGCTACTGTTCTCCATGTTGGGGAGGTGCCGGATGGCCCTGGCTACTGGTTCCCCATCACCCTCTTGGGCGATGTGCCGTCGAATGCGGACATCGTTCATGAGGAGGCCTTCGGTCCCATCCTCACCGTCTATCGGTACAGCGATCCCGAAGATGCGCTCGCGCGCGCGAACGCATCGCAATTCGGGCTCGGCGCATCGGTCTGGACGTCAGACGTAGGGGCCGGAGCTGCGCTGGCCGAGCGCATGGAGGCCGGCTCGACGTGGGTCAACCAACACCCGTCCATGGGACCCGATATCCCGTTCGGAGGCGTCAAACAGTCCGGTCTCGGAGTGGAAGGCGCTCGCTGGGGTCTGGAGGAATATACCTCTGTCCACGTCGTCAACGTCAAGAAGGTCGGCCCCTGACGGGGTTGACCGGAGAGGAGAATATCCATGTCCCTGCTGCAACGTGACGATTGGTATGACATTGCCCGCGATGTCGACTGGACCCTGTCCTATGTCGACGAGAAGCAGGCTTTCCCCGAACAGTGGAGTGGCGTCGGCCCCGTGCCGAAAGAAGCCTGGCTGACGTGGGACGAGCCCTATCGCTGCACCTATCGCGACTATGTGTCGGTCCAGCGCGAGAAGGAGGCCGGCGCCCATGCGGTGCGCGAGGCGCTGAAGCGCGCGAATCTCTACGAGCGGCTCGACCCCGCCCATACTGCGGCGAGCCATCTGCACATGGGCACCACCTGCTTCGTCGAGCAGATGGCTATCACGTTGCAGTCGCGCTTCTGCCGGTTCGCGCCCTCCCCTGCCTGGCGCAATATGGGCGTCTACGGAATGCTCGACGAGACGCGCCACGCGCAGCTCGACCTCGCTTTCAGCCACGACCTCCTGAAGAACGATCCCCGGTTCGACTGGTGCAACAAGGGGTTCCACACCAACGAGTGGGGCGTCCTCGCGGTCAAGAATTTCTTCGACGACTGGATGCTGAATGCCAATGTCGTGGAAGCGGCGATCGCGACCAGCCTGGTCGTCGAGCATGGGTTCACCAACGTCCAGTTCGTGGCGCTGGCGGCCGACGCGATGGCGGCGGGCGACATTGACTTCTCGAACCTCCTTTCGTCGATCCAGACCGACGAGGCCCGCCACGCCCAGGCCGGCTTCCCGACGCTCGAGATCATGATGAAGCACGATCCCGAACGCGCGCAGCGGATCTTCGATGTCGCCTTCTGGCGGTCGTTCCGCCTGTTCCAGACGCTGACCGGGACGGCGATGGATTATTACACGCCGCTCGAGCATCGCAAGCAGAGCTTCAAGGAGTTCATGCTCGAGTGGGTCGTCACCCAGCACGAGCGCGTGACTCGCGACCTCGGCCTCAAGCAGCCATGGTATTGGGACCAGTTCCTCGAATGCCTCGAACATGGCCATCACGCCATGCATATCGGCACCTGGTTCTGGCGGCCGACCCTGTTCTGGAAGCCCAATGCCGGCGTGTCGAAGGCCGAGCGCGCCTGGCTCAACGAGAAATATCCGAGCTGGGAAGACAGTTGGGGCGGTCTCTGGGACGAGATCATCGACAATGTGAACGAGGGCAAGATGGAGCAGACCTACCCGGCGACGCTGCCGGCGCTCTGCAACATCACCCAGTTGCCGCTGGGCTCCGGCTGGGACCGCCACCACCTCAAGCAGTGGAAGTCCGAATATAAGGGTCGGGTCTATAATTTCGACAGCGAAATCTCGAAGTGGTGCTTCGACGTCGAGCCCGAGCGCTATGCGGGTCACACCAACGTCATCGATCGGTTCCTGCTCGGCATGATCCAGCCGATGAACCTCGAAGGCGGTCTCGCCTACATGTCGATCACCCCCGATGTGATGGGCGACGACGCTTATGGCTACCGCTGGGCGGAGGACTATCGGTCCTACGCGCAGGCCGCCGAATAAGGGAGAAGCATCATGGCATTGTTTCCCATCTACGGCGTGTTCGAGGGCGACTTCGTGCCGCACCTCGTCGCGATCGATACCGACAACAGCATGGCCGAGATCGCCGATGCGGTCGCGATCCATTCGGTCGGGCGCCGCATCAAGGCGAAGCCAGGCGGCACCTACGAGGCGCTCATTGCCGATGAGGTTGTGCCGCTCGATCGCAACTTCGGCGAGGTGATGGCCGAGAAGGGCGTCGCGCCGCTCGATTTCGTGACGGTGCGCTACGCCGCCTGACGCAACGAGAAGAAGACGGTCGCGGTCGCGACAGCATGGAAAGGAAAGGAATGATGTCAGTGACCGCGACCGGCGTGACGTTTCACGAGATTTGCAGCGAGGACGAGCTCTGGGACGGCGAAATGGATGTCTTCGAGGCCGGGGACGTCGAGGTGCTGGTGCTCAAGCATGAAGGGCAGTTTCACGCCTATCAGGCGATCTGCCCGCACCAGGACATCCCGCTGGTCGAGGGAAAGTTCGAAAAGGGGGTGCTGACCTGCCGCGCACACCTCTGGCAGTTCGCCGCCGACAGCGGCCGGGGCATCAACCCGTCCAACTGCCGGCTCAAGCGCTATCCGGTTGAAATTGATGCGGGGAAGGTTCGCGTCGGCGAGCAGCCCATCGAGGAATGATCGTGGAAGACACAAAAGCACAAGGGATGAGGGAGGTGGAGATGGAGACTTCGGAAAGCCGTATCGTCGAGGTGCAGGAGATCAGCGAGGAGGGCTGCGGCCCGATCCTGCGCTCGGGCGAGATCGCAGACGCCGCGATGGACGCGATCGCGGAAGACAATCCCGACAAGCAGGTCTTCGTGATCGACCGCGGCGATTATATCCGCATCAACACGCTGGGCTCCTGCCGTCTCACGCGCAAATCGATGGAGCGCAACCTGGGGCGCGACTTCCCGCTGCCCCGGATCGAGATCGAGATGCCCAGCTTCGCTGGCCGCATCAAGACCACCGACAGCGAAATCACCTGGTATCACAGCAACTAAAGAGAGGTGCTGGACACGCAAGCCACACCTTTAGGAGAGGGAACATGAGCGGAGCCGTCACACGTATCGGCAGGAACCGGGCGAAGACCTGGTCCAGCTTCGGCAATCTCGGGCGCAAGCCGAGCGAATATGAAGTCGTCACCCATAATATGAACCACACCTACCGGAACGACGGTGGCCAGCCCCTCGAGATGGGCCCCGACGTTCCCGGTAATGTGTGGCTCAGGGAGCATCGCGACGCGAAACTGTTCGGCGTCACCGCCTGGAACGACTTTCGCGATCCGGACGAGCTCACCTACCGCAAATATTGCCAGTTGCAGGATGAGCAGGAAACCTATGTCGACGAGCTGCTGCGCAACTTCACCGAGGTAAAGAAGGCGGACGGTCGTCTCGACGACACGGCGCTGACCTTCCTGCAGACGGCGATGACGCCCTGCCGCTATCTGGCGCATGGCCAGCAGATGCTTTCGTCCTATGTCCAGCAACTGGCCCCGTCCTCCTATGTCGGCAATTGTGCGACGTTCCAGACCGCCGACACGCTGCGCCGCGTCCAGCGGATCGCTTACCGCACCAAGCAGCTCGACAATGCCCATCCAATGCGCGGCTTCGGGACGGGCGAGCGCGCGATCTGGGAAAAGGATGCGGGCTGGCAACCGATCCGCAAGGCAATCGAGCAACTCATGCTGGTCTACGACTTCGACCGCGCCTTCGTCGGCTACGAACTGTGCGTACGGCCGGTGCTCGACAACATCTTCCTGCAGCAATTCGCGATCGTCGCGCGATCGCTGGGCGCCGAGACCGACGCGCTGATCGCCGAGAATCTCTATGTCGATACGGTGCGCGCCAACCGCTGGAGCATTGCCGTCGCCCGGTTCGTCATCGCCCAGGCGCCTGACGCCAGGTCGGAGATGAGGACACTGGTGGCTGAGTCTCGCGGGCGGGTGGACGAGATCGTGCAGGCGGGCACGGATCTGATCACGCGCTACGTCACGGGTGCGACCGCGGAAGCCTATTCCGTCCGCGAGGAGAAATCGCTTTTCGGCAAGGGCAAGCCGGCTTCGGCTGCGATTGCCGAGACGATGCGGTCACGGGTGCGCACCGACTGGAGCGCTCTCATCAACGAGGCTGAACTGGGGAGCGACGCCTAAAAGCCGTCGCATAGAGACAATGCTAGCATCGCGCAGCGATGTGACGGTCGAGGCGACCGTTGCATCGACCGGGGAGGCTTTTGCCTGTCATCCGGGACAGACATTGCTGATGGCGGGGCTCCGGGCGGGGCTTAATCTCCCGTATGAATGCGCGTCGGGTGCCTGCGGCTCCTGCCGCTGCAAACTCATCGACGGCGAGGTCGAAACCCTCTGGGCCGATGCGCCCGGATTGTCCGACCGCGACCGTCGCCGTGGCGGCACGATCCTGATGTGCCAGTCGCGTCCGATGACCGATGTCCGGATCGACGTCAGGGTCCGCGAGCCCATAGGCATTCCTCGCCCGCTCTCGACGGTCGCCACCGTCGTCTCCACGCGACCGCTGACCCCCGACATGATGCACATCACCTTGGCGCCGGCGGATCGCATGGCGTTTCTGCCGGGGCAATTCGTCATCGTGAAGCTCGATGGTGTCGGCCAGCGCGCCTATTCGATGGCCAATGTCGACCAGGGCGGCAGGCAACTCGAACTCATCGTCAAGGTGAAGCCCGGCGGCGCCGTTTCCGGCGCTTTTGCGCATCGGCATCTGGTCGGTGATCGCGTCTCTGTCGAAGGCCCTTATGGGGGCGCTTATTATCGGCGCGATTGCGAACGGCCTGTGGTCGGCATCGCCGGCGGATCGGGGCTGGCGCCGATCTGGTCGATCGCGCAGGCGGCCGCTGCCGGCTACCGCCGGGATGTCCATCTCTACTTCGGCGTCAACGGCCCTCGCGATGTCTGCTTCCTCGACGAGATGCAGCGGCTCAGCACGGGCAACAGCCGGGTGAAGACGCACCTCATCGTTCGCGACGACGCGCCAGCCCGGACCCGGCCGGGCCTGGTCGGAGATGCGGTGATCGAAGACTTGTCCGATCTGACGGGGGCCGACGTCTACATGGCCGGTCCCCCTCCGATGATCGACGCCATCCTGGGTCGCTTGGTGACTGAGAGTAGAATCGACAGCGACCGGGTCTTCTTCGACCGATTTTGCTGACGAGAGAAAATATAGGGGAGAGAGAAAATGCGGGTTAGGATCGCAGGACTTCTGGGAAGCACGGCCCTGTTCATGGCCGTGCCCGCCCATGCGCAATATATCCAAACAATGGGAGTGGACGAGAACTGCACCGCCGTCGGCGGCGCATGTACCGCACTCCCGCCAAGTCTCGGCAGCTATTACGAAAACCCCTCCGCGATCGCCGACCTGGCACGCCCCCTGATCGGGTTCAACGCCCGCGCGATCGACACTACCCATCTCGACCTCGAGGATGATGACGGCAACCACAACATCCCGCGCACCAATACCAAGGGCAAATATGCGGTCGCGCCGACCCTCGCCTTCTACACGCCGATCATGAAGAATGTGACGGTCGGAATCGGTGTCGGCGCACCCTTCGCCATTACGGCGGACTGGACGAACGCCAGTGGTATCCACCGCTACGACATGTCCGATCAGTCGCTGTTCATTCTCGATGTTTCGCCGACCATCGGGATCAAGCTTACCAACCGGCTGTCGATCGGTGCGTCCGCCAGCATCACCGCCTTCCGGCACCTGACCACACAGACGCTGATCCCGGATAGTTTCGGCGCGGCGCTGCCGCCCTCTTTGGGCGGAGCTGGCACGATCATTCCGACCACACCGACCAGCGCGATCATCGGCTCGATTTCCCTCAACACGAACAAGAACTTCCACATCGGGCTTCCACCGAACGATATGGAAACGGCGTTCGATTCCGTTGCCGGCGTATTCGGGCTCCAGTATAAGCTCAGTGATACGGTGACGTTGGGCTTCGCGGCACGTACACGCACCAAGAACACGTTCCACGGCACGGCTGCTCTCATCGTCGGCGGCACGTCGCAAACCAGCCCCTTCGCCCTGCGGCTCGACATGCCGGGGCATATCCAGTTCGGTATCGCCGCAAAGATCACGCCCAGAACGACGGTGTCGATCGACTATCAGCGGACCTTCTGGTCCGACGCGGTCGGCTTCGGATCGCCGGCGGACATCAAGTTCAGCACGCCGCTGCTCGGCTTCATCAATAAGCTCGAGGTCAGCTATAAGGCGCACGACACGTCCAACATCCACATGGGCGTGCAATATGCGCTGACACCCAGAGCGACGCTCATGGGCGGCTACGCCTTCAACCAGAGCATCTTCCCGAGCGATGCGGTCGATATCCTGACCTATGATTCCAACCGGCATATCTTCTCGACCGGCCTACGTTACGACATGCGCAAGGACCAGACCAGATCCGGGCTGATCCTGACGGGATCCTTCCAGTGGGTTCAGTATGAGAAGCGCACCATCGCGACGGGCGAAAGCGCCAATCTCGGCGGTGTGTCGCTGCCGAACCTGACCGCCGCCGACACGCTGTCCTTCACCAGCAACCGCAGCCCGTTCACCTTCGGGGGCAGCATCAGGTCGCTGTCCATGGCCATACAATATGTTTTCTAGGCTGACGGGAATCTTCAGACGGTCCCCGAAAGGCGGCCGGGGCGTACAGTGCGCGTGCGAGGTGGACCCTCGCACCGTACCGCTGTCGATGCTGCACCTGATGGACCAGCTTCTGCCGGCAGCGTGCCGCTGCCCTCCTCAATGCCAATGCGAGGCTCGCCGTCGT is drawn from Sphingopyxis sp. OPL5 and contains these coding sequences:
- a CDS encoding toluene-4-monooxygenase system B family protein produces the protein MALFPIYGVFEGDFVPHLVAIDTDNSMAEIADAVAIHSVGRRIKAKPGGTYEALIADEVVPLDRNFGEVMAEKGVAPLDFVTVRYAA
- a CDS encoding glutathione S-transferase family protein, which gives rise to MIVIDLFYHTTPNARKVLMMLEEVGAPYRIVWTDISKGDQFKPEYLAINPNGKVPAILDHDGPDGEPIRVFESGAILLYLAEKFGKLLPQDQADKYHCLAWVCWQVSGQGPMSGQGAHFVSHAPKAGIDIPYARERYEREVRRHYDVLEHALSARQWLVGDSFTIADLAAFPWTRVSKGHGVDLADYPAVKAWSDRIAERPSAKVRPEDARGIERGQGYQGYDPDQWKTLFGAGQTRLGERSSSN
- a CDS encoding Rieske 2Fe-2S domain-containing protein; protein product: MTATGVTFHEICSEDELWDGEMDVFEAGDVEVLVLKHEGQFHAYQAICPHQDIPLVEGKFEKGVLTCRAHLWQFAADSGRGINPSNCRLKRYPVEIDAGKVRVGEQPIEE
- a CDS encoding toluene hydroxylase produces the protein MSGAVTRIGRNRAKTWSSFGNLGRKPSEYEVVTHNMNHTYRNDGGQPLEMGPDVPGNVWLREHRDAKLFGVTAWNDFRDPDELTYRKYCQLQDEQETYVDELLRNFTEVKKADGRLDDTALTFLQTAMTPCRYLAHGQQMLSSYVQQLAPSSYVGNCATFQTADTLRRVQRIAYRTKQLDNAHPMRGFGTGERAIWEKDAGWQPIRKAIEQLMLVYDFDRAFVGYELCVRPVLDNIFLQQFAIVARSLGAETDALIAENLYVDTVRANRWSIAVARFVIAQAPDARSEMRTLVAESRGRVDEIVQAGTDLITRYVTGATAEAYSVREEKSLFGKGKPASAAIAETMRSRVRTDWSALINEAELGSDA
- a CDS encoding OmpP1/FadL family transporter; the encoded protein is MAVPAHAQYIQTMGVDENCTAVGGACTALPPSLGSYYENPSAIADLARPLIGFNARAIDTTHLDLEDDDGNHNIPRTNTKGKYAVAPTLAFYTPIMKNVTVGIGVGAPFAITADWTNASGIHRYDMSDQSLFILDVSPTIGIKLTNRLSIGASASITAFRHLTTQTLIPDSFGAALPPSLGGAGTIIPTTPTSAIIGSISLNTNKNFHIGLPPNDMETAFDSVAGVFGLQYKLSDTVTLGFAARTRTKNTFHGTAALIVGGTSQTSPFALRLDMPGHIQFGIAAKITPRTTVSIDYQRTFWSDAVGFGSPADIKFSTPLLGFINKLEVSYKAHDTSNIHMGVQYALTPRATLMGGYAFNQSIFPSDAVDILTYDSNRHIFSTGLRYDMRKDQTRSGLILTGSFQWVQYEKRTIATGESANLGGVSLPNLTAADTLSFTSNRSPFTFGGSIRSLSMAIQYVF
- a CDS encoding glutathione S-transferase family protein — its product is MTKVAFYMDLAGIDYQLVGANPFTLKADTPHGKLPTIEDDDGTIVADSTAIIRHFEASRSEPLDRGADARERAQMMAFNRLLDEHFYWSAVIQPRWREQANWETYVPIICGGNQPDASLRNELETFRRMVLGEFDGQGMGRLNAEQVYARARQDVDALAGQLGDQPYFMGDKPRSIDANVLSLLKHTLETPFIFDTKDYVASKPNLVAYVERLRARISDVSKKAA
- a CDS encoding aldehyde dehydrogenase family protein; this translates as MDMVTVGDPKMTIGGQAAPTTDFVEVINPSTAEPFVKAPVANPMQVNDAVAAAKAAFPAWSTTPIAERQQLVRAFAAKLRENIDILAHMLTSEQGKPINNAKGEINGAIATMESYCDLDLDPVVIRDKPEQFVELRRRPLGPVAAITAWNYPVLLCLWKLGPCLVAGNTVVVKPALVTPLATLKIGEIAREIFPAGVVNVINGGNEVGAALVTHPDIRKIAFTGSTATGKRIMADAAPTLKRLTLELGGNDAGIVLPDVDPKKFANDIFWAKFSNCGQVCAALKRLFVPDSLHDALIAEMIEIARSVKIGDGFADGIQMGPIQNAAQHARLVALVEDAKAKGATVLHVGEVPDGPGYWFPITLLGDVPSNADIVHEEAFGPILTVYRYSDPEDALARANASQFGLGASVWTSDVGAGAALAERMEAGSTWVNQHPSMGPDIPFGGVKQSGLGVEGARWGLEEYTSVHVVNVKKVGP
- a CDS encoding 2Fe-2S iron-sulfur cluster-binding protein → MTVEATVASTGEAFACHPGQTLLMAGLRAGLNLPYECASGACGSCRCKLIDGEVETLWADAPGLSDRDRRRGGTILMCQSRPMTDVRIDVRVREPIGIPRPLSTVATVVSTRPLTPDMMHITLAPADRMAFLPGQFVIVKLDGVGQRAYSMANVDQGGRQLELIVKVKPGGAVSGAFAHRHLVGDRVSVEGPYGGAYYRRDCERPVVGIAGGSGLAPIWSIAQAAAAGYRRDVHLYFGVNGPRDVCFLDEMQRLSTGNSRVKTHLIVRDDAPARTRPGLVGDAVIEDLSDLTGADVYMAGPPPMIDAILGRLVTESRIDSDRVFFDRFC
- a CDS encoding YHS domain-containing protein is translated as MSLLQRDDWYDIARDVDWTLSYVDEKQAFPEQWSGVGPVPKEAWLTWDEPYRCTYRDYVSVQREKEAGAHAVREALKRANLYERLDPAHTAASHLHMGTTCFVEQMAITLQSRFCRFAPSPAWRNMGVYGMLDETRHAQLDLAFSHDLLKNDPRFDWCNKGFHTNEWGVLAVKNFFDDWMLNANVVEAAIATSLVVEHGFTNVQFVALAADAMAAGDIDFSNLLSSIQTDEARHAQAGFPTLEIMMKHDPERAQRIFDVAFWRSFRLFQTLTGTAMDYYTPLEHRKQSFKEFMLEWVVTQHERVTRDLGLKQPWYWDQFLECLEHGHHAMHIGTWFWRPTLFWKPNAGVSKAERAWLNEKYPSWEDSWGGLWDEIIDNVNEGKMEQTYPATLPALCNITQLPLGSGWDRHHLKQWKSEYKGRVYNFDSEISKWCFDVEPERYAGHTNVIDRFLLGMIQPMNLEGGLAYMSITPDVMGDDAYGYRWAEDYRSYAQAAE
- a CDS encoding SDR family oxidoreductase; this encodes MTTALVVGADKGIAWNIAKQLADRGDTVYAAIMGESTDFEDASVTILPKVDVTSGDAVSGMVKTLQESGVKVDVLYHIAGVMTLDELGKIDYDRLNWEFQINTVGPLRTIEASLPLLQEGSKVGIVTSRVGSLGDNSSGGQYSYRLSKAAANMVGLNLHHDLKKQGIAVRMLHPGMVKTDLVKDYPGDYNYISPAEAATGLIARMDELTLETAGDFRHSNGQALIW
- a CDS encoding MmoB/DmpM family protein — its product is METSESRIVEVQEISEEGCGPILRSGEIADAAMDAIAEDNPDKQVFVIDRGDYIRINTLGSCRLTRKSMERNLGRDFPLPRIEIEMPSFAGRIKTTDSEITWYHSN